Part of the Rhizobium sp. WYJ-E13 genome is shown below.
AAACGGCCTCGGAGAGTTTCGGTTCACTGCGAAGCACTCAGGCGCTTTCGCGGAAGTCGTCGTCGCCGGCGTCCGGGCCGCCCATCGACATATCCAGGGCAAAACCCTTGGCACGTGCCTGTTGGGAAGCTACGGTGTGGCCGTGATTGTGGTTTTGCGTCGCCGGAGTTGGCTTGCGTGGGGCAGCGGCGGCCGGAGCCTTGATCACCTTGGCGGTCGTCTTTGCAGCGGTCTTCCGTACACCGGCACGGGTCGCGCCTGCCGTATCGACCTTGAAGAAGGCAATCGAAGCCTGCAGTTCCTCGGCCTGAGCAGCAAGCTCTTCGGAGGTTGCCGACATTTCTTCGGAAGCGCCGGCATTCTGCTGGGTTACCTTGTCGAGCTGCTGGATTGCTTCATTGATCTGCGAGGCGCCGATATCCTGTTCACGGCAGGCGGCACTGATCTCCGAGACCAGTTCGGCAGTCTTGCGGATGTCAGGAACCAGGCGGCCGAGCATTTCGCCAGCATCGCGTGCGGCCTTGACCGTATCGCTCGACATGGAGGAAATCTCTGCGGCCGCCGACTGGCTGCGTTCTGCCAACTTGCGGACTTCGGATGCGACCACCGCAAAGCCCTTGCCATGTTCGCCGGCACGAGCCGCCTCGACAGCGGCATTCAGGGCGAGCAGGTCGGTCTGGCGGGCGATTTCCTGGACGATGCCGATCTTTTCGGCGATCGTGCGCATCGCATCGACGGCGCGGTTGACGGCGTCGCCGGAAGCTTCCGCGTCCTTGGCGGACTGGCGGGCGATCTTTTCGGTCTGCGCGGCATTATCGGCATTCTGCTTGATGTTCGCAGCCATCTGCTCCATCGAGGCGGAGGCCTCTTCAGCGGAAGCCGCCTGTTCGGTCGCACCCTGCGAGACCTGCTCGGAGCTGGCCGAGAGTTCCTGGCTGCCCGAAGAAACGTTGTCGGCAGCAGACAGGGCATCCGCAACGACACCACGCAAGCGTTCGATCATGATATTGACGTTGCCGAGCAGTTCACCGATTTCGTCATGCGTGGTGATTTCGGCCATCTTCGTCAGGTCGCCTTCGGCAACTTCGCGGACAACGGTGTTGGCGCGGCTAAGACCCTTGCTGATGGTATTCGCGATCCAGAAGGCAGTGAGGCCAGCAACCAGCAACGCTACGGCAGCAACCGCAATCATCGTCGTGCGCGTCGTGGCATACTGCTGATCGGCGCTATCATCCGCTTCCTTCATGCGCTGTTTTTCGAGCGTCAGAATTTCATCGAGTGTGGCGTCGATATCGTTGGCCGCCTGGCGAGCCGTCGTGACCGAGACATTGTTGGCGCCGTCCATATTGCCGCCCTTGATGAATTCTCGGATCTGGTCGTCGGCCTGATTGAATGCCTTGGAGAGTTCGGCAACTCGTTCCCAACGCGCCTTGCCTTGCTCGGTCGCAAGCTTCGTCACGGCAGCGAAGGCATCGGCGAAGTCCTTGCGAGCCTTGTTGCCTTTCTCGACCGCACCGGAAGCGTCGTCGGCATTCCGCGCCGTCAGGAGATTCTTCTGCTGGCGGATGGCTTCGAGCTGGGCGATATTGATCTGTTGCGCCAGGTCGAGGCGCGCAGCGGGACCGGCAAGAAGGTTACCGATCGTGTCGTTTAGCGAGCCGAGGCTGAAGATGCCGTAGGCGGCAGTACCCATGAGCATGAGAATGATAAAAGTGAACGCTGTCACCAGCTTTGTCTTGATCGTCAATCGCATCGTCTTAACCCCTCAATGATTGGCCCCCGGCTAGTTGACGGCCCCCGCCGTCTCATGCCTCGATGAGAAAATCGCCTGCAAATTCGGAAGGATGATGAACTCGCCCCCCCTCTTGACCAGGCAGTTGATATAATCGGCGCGCCAGCGCATACCCACGCTTGGCGGCGGTTCGCTGGCGCTCTTCGTCAGCGTCGTCACCTCGTTCACCTTGTCGGTGCGCATTCCCACGAGTGTCTGCTCCCCCTGCAGGTCAACCTCGATGACGATGATGCGGCTGTCGATCGTCGCTTCCGAAGCTTCCATCCCGAAAGCGAGACGAAGATCGGCGAGCGGAATGACCTTGCCGCGGAAGTTGATGACGCTGGCGACGAAAGGCTGGGCACCCGGCACCGCGGTTTCGGGAAGCAGATCCAGGATTTCCTGGACGATGACCGCTTCCAGAGCGAAGGTCTCGCCATTGAGATCGAAAGTCAGAACTTCGACTTCCTCGGCATAATTCCAGTGTTTGTCGAATTTTTCGGCTGTTGCTGCTGTGCTCATCCTGCCACGCGCAATTGCGCCTCCTGTTGCTGACCCGCGGCAACGAGGTGCCCGACGTCAAGAATGAGAGCGACGCTGCCGTCGCCAAGAATGGTGGCGCCAGAGAAGGTCGCCACGTTGTTGTGCAGTTTCGACATCGACTTGATGACCGTCTGGTGGTCGCCGATGATCTGGTCGACCACCAGACCGACACGTTCGGTACCCGTCGAGATGACGACCACCTTCTGATGCACGTCCGGCTTGGTGCCGGTGCGGAAGAGATCGCGCAGCCTGAGGAACGGCACCAGGCTGTCGCGCAGCGAGATGAAGCTGCGCCCACGCGAGCGGAGATCTTCTTCCAGCGACAGTTCGAGGCATTCTTCGACCGCCGAGAGCGGGATGACGTAACGGCCGGAACCGACACGCACCAGCAGGCCATCGATGATCGCGAGCGTCAGCGGGATGCGAAGAGAGACTTCCGATCCCTGCCCCGGAAGGCTGACGATCTCGATGGCGCCACGCAGCGCCTCGACCGTCTTCTTGACGACATCCATGCCGACGCCGCGGCCGGAGAGATTGGTGATCTGCGCGGCGGTGGAGAAGCCCGGCGCGAAGATGAGCTGCAGCAGCTCCTGATCGGAAAGCGGCTGGCCGGGTGCAATCAGGCCAGAAGATTCCGCCTTGGCGCGAACCCGCTCGCGGTTGATGCCGCGGCCGTCATCCTTGATGGAAATGATGACTTCGCCGCCGGACTGGCGGGCGGCAAGCGTCACGGTCCCTGCTTCCGTCTTGCCGGCGCCAAGGCGTTCGGCTGGCGGCTCGAGGCCGTGGTCGATCGAGTTGCGGACGAGGTGGACAAGCGGATCGGCGAGACGCTCGATGACGGTCTTGTCGACTTCGGTGGTCTCGCCTTCGGTGACGAGTTCGATCACCTTGCCGGTTTCACGCGCGAGATCATGGACGAGGCGGCGGAAGCGCGAGAAGAGCGTTCCGACCGGCACCATGCGCAGCACCATCATCGTGTCGCGAAGCTCGCCGGAGAGACGTTCGATTTCCTCCGAAACCGAGCGCAGGGCGATATCCGAGCTGGAACTTGCCAGCTGGCTGAGGCGCGACTGGGCGATGACGAGTTCGCCGACGCGGTCCATCAGTTCGTCGAGACGTTCTGCCGGAACGCGGACATTTTCCTGCGCTTTTGCCTGGGCTGCGGCTTGGGCGGGTGCGGGTGTTTCGCGCTTCACCGGAACGGCCTCGACCGGGCGGAATTCCGGAGAGGCGGCGGGTGTTGCCGCGGCGACGGGAGCGGCGTCAATTACATCCTTCTTTGTATCAACCGGTGCGGCTTGCGGACCGGCGATCTCCTGAACATCGAGCTCCATATCGTCCATGACGAAGATGAAGACGTCGTCGATGGCGGAACGGTCCTGCTCGCTGGTCAGAACAACGTCCCACGAAACATAGAGTTCGGTCGGGACCAGATCATCGAGTGTCGGAATGCCTGATGTATTTGCACGGACTGTGCATTCGCCGAGATCGCGGAGTTCGTCCAGAAGGCTGAGCGGGTTGGTGCCGTTGGCCATGGCATTTGCCGGCAGGCTGAAACGGATGCGCCAGGTCGTCGTCTTCTTGGCAGGAGAGGCTGCAGTGACAGCGGGCGCTGCAGCGGCAGGCGCGGCAGCCTCCTTGGCCTCGGCCTTGCCGCCGACGGCGGCCTGAAGCTGGGCGAGCAGCTTGTGGCCGGTATCGCCATGATCGGCATCGGGTTGCTCGACGAGAGCCCGCATGTGATCCTGCGCGGCAAGGACGGCCGCGACGAGTTCGGCGGTCGCCGGAACCTCACCCTTGCGGACACGGTCGAAGGCCGTTTCGCAATGATGGGTGAAAGCGGCAAGCGCCTCGAAGCCGAACATCGCCCCCGAGCCCTTCAACGTGTGAAGGCCACGGAACACGGCGTCGACGAGATCCTTGTTTTCGAGGTCGTGGTTAAGGTCGAGAAGGCCGGCCTCGATCGCCTCGAGGCATTCGGCTGCTTCGGTACGGAATACTGCGACTGGATCAAGCGAGCTCATCTGCCAAGGACCTTCTTCACGATCTTAACGAGATTTTCCGGATCGAACGGCTTGGTGAGCCAGCCGGTCGCACCGGCGGCCTTGGCGCGCGCCTTGAGGTCGGCATCGGACTCCGTCGTCAGGAAGATGATCGGCACGCCGGCCTGGGCGGGCAGCTTGCGCAGCTCCTCGATCATCGTCAGCCCGTCCATGACGGGCATGTTGAGATCGGTGACGATCAGGTCGAAATTGCCGCTCTTGGCGATTGCCAGGCCCTCGGCGCCATTGACGGCTTCGGTGACTGCGTAACCTGCATTGGTGAGCGTGACCTTGGTGGTCAGCCGGATGCTGGCGGAATCGTCGACGGTCAGGATGTTTGCGCTCATAATGTCACCTCTTTATGCAACCAGAACTTCTTGTCTTCTTCATCGAAGGCCTCGGTAAATCCGGCCCGCTCGAGAACCTTGAGAAGCGAACCGCTGGCCGGAGTCGAAAGGGTAAAAGTCTTACCTGCGGCCTTTGCCTGACGGCGGGCCGCTTCGATGAGCTGAAGGAAACTCAGATCCGCCTCCGCATTCTCAGGGAGACTTAGAGTAATATTGTTATTGTCACGGAATCGATCAACAATCTTCGAATATACTTCTGAAGCATTACGAATGCTCAGAACTTCTGGAAGGGATATAGATTCGCAATATTGTGCCTGAGTATCCAATGCGGCCTCCATGGTCGGAGAAATACTTAACGACCCTAAAAGGACTCTCATGACAGGCTTAACAGCGCGTAAACGGCGGTTGTAGGAAAGTGCAATTAGCGCGAGTCCGGACTCCCTGAATTATCATCCAAGATAATTTATACTGAAGCCTTCTCACATTATAAAATACCATAAAAAACA
Proteins encoded:
- a CDS encoding methyl-accepting chemotaxis protein; its protein translation is MRLTIKTKLVTAFTFIILMLMGTAAYGIFSLGSLNDTIGNLLAGPAARLDLAQQINIAQLEAIRQQKNLLTARNADDASGAVEKGNKARKDFADAFAAVTKLATEQGKARWERVAELSKAFNQADDQIREFIKGGNMDGANNVSVTTARQAANDIDATLDEILTLEKQRMKEADDSADQQYATTRTTMIAVAAVALLVAGLTAFWIANTISKGLSRANTVVREVAEGDLTKMAEITTHDEIGELLGNVNIMIERLRGVVADALSAADNVSSGSQELSASSEQVSQGATEQAASAEEASASMEQMAANIKQNADNAAQTEKIARQSAKDAEASGDAVNRAVDAMRTIAEKIGIVQEIARQTDLLALNAAVEAARAGEHGKGFAVVASEVRKLAERSQSAAAEISSMSSDTVKAARDAGEMLGRLVPDIRKTAELVSEISAACREQDIGASQINEAIQQLDKVTQQNAGASEEMSATSEELAAQAEELQASIAFFKVDTAGATRAGVRKTAAKTTAKVIKAPAAAAPRKPTPATQNHNHGHTVASQQARAKGFALDMSMGGPDAGDDDFRESA
- a CDS encoding chemotaxis protein CheW, translated to MSTAATAEKFDKHWNYAEEVEVLTFDLNGETFALEAVIVQEILDLLPETAVPGAQPFVASVINFRGKVIPLADLRLAFGMEASEATIDSRIIVIEVDLQGEQTLVGMRTDKVNEVTTLTKSASEPPPSVGMRWRADYINCLVKRGGEFIILPNLQAIFSSRHETAGAVN
- a CDS encoding chemotaxis protein CheA — protein: MSSLDPVAVFRTEAAECLEAIEAGLLDLNHDLENKDLVDAVFRGLHTLKGSGAMFGFEALAAFTHHCETAFDRVRKGEVPATAELVAAVLAAQDHMRALVEQPDADHGDTGHKLLAQLQAAVGGKAEAKEAAAPAAAAPAVTAASPAKKTTTWRIRFSLPANAMANGTNPLSLLDELRDLGECTVRANTSGIPTLDDLVPTELYVSWDVVLTSEQDRSAIDDVFIFVMDDMELDVQEIAGPQAAPVDTKKDVIDAAPVAAATPAASPEFRPVEAVPVKRETPAPAQAAAQAKAQENVRVPAERLDELMDRVGELVIAQSRLSQLASSSSDIALRSVSEEIERLSGELRDTMMVLRMVPVGTLFSRFRRLVHDLARETGKVIELVTEGETTEVDKTVIERLADPLVHLVRNSIDHGLEPPAERLGAGKTEAGTVTLAARQSGGEVIISIKDDGRGINRERVRAKAESSGLIAPGQPLSDQELLQLIFAPGFSTAAQITNLSGRGVGMDVVKKTVEALRGAIEIVSLPGQGSEVSLRIPLTLAIIDGLLVRVGSGRYVIPLSAVEECLELSLEEDLRSRGRSFISLRDSLVPFLRLRDLFRTGTKPDVHQKVVVISTGTERVGLVVDQIIGDHQTVIKSMSKLHNNVATFSGATILGDGSVALILDVGHLVAAGQQQEAQLRVAG
- a CDS encoding response regulator, producing MSANILTVDDSASIRLTTKVTLTNAGYAVTEAVNGAEGLAIAKSGNFDLIVTDLNMPVMDGLTMIEELRKLPAQAGVPIIFLTTESDADLKARAKAAGATGWLTKPFDPENLVKIVKKVLGR
- a CDS encoding STAS domain-containing protein, coding for MDTQAQYCESISLPEVLSIRNASEVYSKIVDRFRDNNNITLSLPENAEADLSFLQLIEAARRQAKAAGKTFTLSTPASGSLLKVLERAGFTEAFDEEDKKFWLHKEVTL